In a single window of the Elaeis guineensis isolate ETL-2024a chromosome 4, EG11, whole genome shotgun sequence genome:
- the LOC105042549 gene encoding LOW QUALITY PROTEIN: wall-associated receptor kinase 17 (The sequence of the model RefSeq protein was modified relative to this genomic sequence to represent the inferred CDS: substituted 1 base at 1 genomic stop codon) — protein sequence GIKIVFCDSSIIISGSCSGLGCCQASIPMGLKTFNLLRGNIDNVRAINPPVYVVDNTCFQAFFVKKSSFAFSTEMLQNVIHGNEASQDRYLMVLDWAIGSETCEEARRKMGTYACKDNSYCYNSTNGVGYRCNCNAGYDGNLYSEDGCKDIDECQDPERNPYVGRCINKPGSFSCACALGQRGDGRKNETGCMNVVSLELIFGVGLSLLFIIIGSLWLYWLSNKRKLIKMKAKFFQKNGGLFLQQQILSQGYNATFKIFNIEELEKATNNFNESQILGRGGYGTVYKGVLPSQEVVAIKKSKFVDESQIEQFINEIIILSQINHRNIVRLLGCCLEIQVPLLVYKFISNGTLFHYIHGQSHSFLMPWEVCLRIPAEVAGALAYLHSAASVPIIHRDIKSTNILLDENYTVKVSDFGASRSVPFDQTYITTLVQGTLGYLDPEYFYTSQLTDKSHVYSFGVVLAELLTRKTPVSFARSEDXRNLAIFFTLMFDEQHLFQLIEPQTLEKTGMEQLFVIAQLARRCLNLKREERPTMKEVAMELEGLRRFHKQQLAPQNLEETEHSLGGIGPSSGYITEKASTQHSLEVDMVPSMDLSR from the exons GGAATAAAAATTGTCTTCTGTGACTCCTCCATCATCATCAGTGGATCTTGCTCTGGCTTGGGCTGTTGTCAGGCCTCCATCCCTATGGGTCTCAAGACCTTCAACCTGTTGCGCGGAAACATCGACAATGTCAGAGCCATAAATCCTCCCGTTTATGTTGTAGACAACACGTGCTTTCAGGCCTTCTTTGTTAAGAAAAGCAGCTTTGCATTCTCGACTGAGATGCTGCAAAATGTTATACATGGCAATGAAGCTTCTCAAGATCGTTACCTGATGGTGTTGGATTGGGCTATTGGGAGTGAGACATGTGAAGAAGCGAGAAGAAAGATGGGTACCTATGCTTGCAAGGATAACAGCTATTGCTACAATTCAACCAATGGGGTCGGGTATCGCTGCAATTGCAACGCAGGATACGATGGAAATCTTTATAGTGAAGATGGATGTAAag ATATTGACGAGTGCCAAGATCCTGAACGTAATCCTTACGTGGGAAGATGCATCAACAAGCCAGGAAGTTTTTCTTGCGCCTGCGCATTGGGCCAACGTGGCGACGGTAGAAAGAACGAAACTGGCTGCATGAATGTGGTGTCACTGGAGCTTATTTTTG GTGTGGGGCTAAGCCTCTTGTTTATTATCATTGGAAGTTTGTGGTTATATTGGCTTTCCAACAAAAGAAAACTAATCAAGATGAAAGCAAAGTTCTTTCAAAAAAATGGAGGCTTGTTTCTACAGCAACAGATCTTAAGTCAAGGTTATAATGCAACATTTAAGATCTTCAATATAGAGGAACTAGAAAAGGCAACCAACAACTTCAATGAGAGCCAAATCCTCGGTCGTGGTGGATATGGTACTGTATACAAGGGTGTTTTGCCAAGCCAAGAAGTTGTGGCCATCAAGAAGTCCAAATTTGTTGACGAGAGCCAAATCGAGCAATTCATCAATGAGATCATCATCCTTTCTCAAATTAATCATAGAAATATTGTCAGACTCTTGGGCTGCTGTTTAGAGATCCAAGTTCCATTGCTTGTATATAAGTTCATATCCAATGGAACCCTCTTCCACTATATCCATGGTCAAAGTCATAGTTTCTTAATGCCATGGGAAGTTTGTCTAAGGATACCTGCAGAAGTTGCTGGAGCATTGGCATATCTACACTCAGCTGCTTCAGTACCAATCATTCACAGAGATATCAAGTCTACAAATATACTATTAGATGAGAATTATACAGTTAAAGTATCAGACTTTGGAGCTTCAAGATCAGTCCCATTTGATCAAACATATATAACCACCCTTGTGCAAGGGACATTGGGATACTTGGATCCAGAGTACTTCTACACAAGCCAACTAACAGATAAGAGCCATGTCTATAGCTTCGGGGTAGTTCTTGCAGAGTTATTAACTAGGAAGACTCCAGTATCTTTTGCTAGGTCAGAAGATTAGAGGAATCTAGCTATCTTTTTTACATTGATGTTTGATGAGCAGCACCTTTTTCAACTGATAGAGCCTCAAACTTTAGAGAAAACTGGAATGGAGCAACTCTTTGTCATTGCACAACTTGCTAGGAGGTgtttaaatttaaaaagagaagaaagaccgACCATGAAAGAAGTTGCCATGGAGTTAGAGGGGCTAAGGAGATTCCATAAGCAGCAGCTAGCTCCCCAAAATCTCGAGGAGACAGAGCATTCGCTAGGTGGGATTGGACCTTCAAGTGGATACATTACTGAGAAGGCAAGCACACAACATAGTTTAGAAGTTGATATGGTACCTTCCATGGATCTCTCAAGGTGA